A window of Corallococcus macrosporus DSM 14697 contains these coding sequences:
- a CDS encoding S8 family serine peptidase → MKRWGLMGLLALAACGPDDSSDKGAQSQVCPNIIAGSLSEPVETRSVHSPLVGDDGRQRVIIRYKDALAVRAASRVEQVGGQVTATFRSTPAVAARLTPQEQRALLAGDPTVERIELDQEWRALAPATAPASSFLSSALQGVTARELSAGLRKVQANEVWDWDGDGLPDPGRPTGAGVRLCVVDSGLDLEHPELRDAVVAGRDLLEDDDTPSDFSSGHGWGTGHGTHVAGIIAARPGQGGLGAPYVESTGVMGVAPGVELIIARVLDLHGRTHMSFVLAAVEYCAEQGAKVISLSLGGGAPTRTAFEVFEAAHAQGILVVAAAGNSGSQVVDYPASDPHVLAVGAVDAQDRRASFSSGGSQLGLMAPGVDVLSTFPRGQGAFSTVDVRGTQPLSRSLLYGPIQNKWGKLVDCGGGESLDSCQGSTCSGFVAYVRQGEVPTDIAMVNVMKQGARAVIFGNSRPEGGVDILAMPRRGQWVPAVTITQAGGTVLHRMQGALARLSMSAADYAYMSGTSMAAPYVSGVAALLFSARPSAKPDQVKHALLSSAKDLGPSGFDEGHGHGLVQARHALEVLTQVP, encoded by the coding sequence ATGAAGCGGTGGGGACTCATGGGGCTGTTGGCACTCGCGGCCTGTGGGCCGGACGACTCCTCCGACAAGGGAGCACAGAGCCAGGTCTGCCCCAACATCATCGCCGGCTCCCTCTCCGAACCCGTGGAGACGCGGAGCGTCCATTCCCCCCTGGTGGGCGACGACGGCCGGCAGCGGGTCATCATCCGCTACAAGGACGCCCTGGCGGTGCGGGCCGCCTCGCGCGTGGAGCAGGTGGGTGGCCAGGTGACGGCCACCTTCCGCTCCACCCCGGCGGTGGCGGCGCGGCTGACGCCCCAGGAGCAGCGGGCGCTGCTGGCCGGGGACCCCACGGTGGAGCGCATCGAGCTGGACCAGGAGTGGCGCGCGCTGGCCCCCGCCACCGCGCCGGCGTCCTCCTTCCTGAGCTCGGCGCTCCAAGGCGTCACGGCGCGCGAGCTCTCCGCCGGCCTGCGCAAGGTCCAGGCGAACGAGGTGTGGGATTGGGATGGGGACGGGCTGCCGGACCCGGGCCGGCCCACGGGCGCGGGCGTGCGGCTGTGCGTCGTCGACAGCGGCCTGGATTTGGAGCACCCGGAGCTGCGGGACGCCGTGGTCGCCGGACGAGACTTGCTGGAGGATGACGACACGCCCTCCGACTTCAGCAGCGGCCATGGCTGGGGCACCGGCCACGGCACGCACGTGGCGGGCATCATCGCGGCGCGGCCGGGCCAGGGCGGGCTCGGCGCGCCCTACGTGGAGTCCACCGGGGTGATGGGCGTGGCGCCGGGCGTGGAGCTCATCATCGCCCGGGTGCTGGACCTCCACGGCCGCACGCACATGAGCTTCGTCCTGGCGGCGGTGGAGTACTGCGCCGAGCAGGGCGCCAAGGTCATCTCCCTGTCGCTGGGCGGCGGCGCGCCCACCCGGACGGCGTTCGAGGTCTTCGAGGCGGCCCACGCCCAGGGCATCCTGGTGGTGGCCGCGGCGGGCAACAGCGGCAGCCAGGTGGTGGACTACCCGGCGTCGGACCCGCATGTGCTGGCGGTGGGCGCGGTGGACGCGCAGGACCGCCGGGCCTCCTTCTCCTCGGGTGGAAGCCAGCTCGGGCTGATGGCCCCGGGCGTGGACGTGCTGTCCACCTTCCCGCGCGGGCAGGGCGCCTTCTCCACGGTGGACGTGCGCGGCACGCAGCCGCTGTCGCGCTCGCTGCTGTATGGCCCCATCCAGAACAAGTGGGGCAAGCTGGTGGACTGCGGCGGCGGCGAGTCCCTGGACTCGTGCCAGGGCAGCACCTGCAGCGGCTTCGTGGCGTACGTGCGGCAGGGCGAGGTGCCCACCGACATCGCCATGGTCAACGTGATGAAGCAGGGCGCGCGCGCCGTCATCTTCGGCAACTCGCGGCCGGAGGGCGGCGTGGACATCCTGGCCATGCCGCGGCGCGGGCAGTGGGTGCCCGCCGTCACCATCACCCAGGCCGGAGGCACCGTGCTGCACCGGATGCAGGGAGCGCTGGCCCGCCTCAGCATGAGCGCGGCGGACTACGCCTATATGTCCGGCACCTCCATGGCCGCGCCCTACGTGAGCGGCGTGGCCGCGCTGCTCTTCAGCGCCCGTCCCTCCGCCAAGCCGGACCAGGTGAAGCACGCCCTGCTGTCCTCCGCGAAGGACCTGGGCCCCTCCGGCTTCGACGAAGGCCATGGCCACGGGCTGGTGCAGGCCCGGCACGCGCTGGAGGTCCTCACCCAGGTGCCCTGA
- a CDS encoding outer membrane beta-barrel protein: MKALVRGALCAAALWGGAALAQAADRPASERRMRSAETVDFQDAGRNQADTGIYAQLGGGLEGYTGQLAPEVTPGFSYGAALGYRPHAFFAVELGYSGGISDIDSRLGLLDDGEGGPDLVRNAGQAVVVGNFTDTRLQPYVLTGIGLDRYNVRNDARGAVRGFSDDTSGYVPAGAGLRYQVGKLITADARVNYNFLFDQDFAPGGRAPGALDGRYSAVLSLGGTY; this comes from the coding sequence ATGAAGGCACTCGTACGTGGCGCGCTGTGCGCGGCGGCCCTCTGGGGCGGCGCGGCGCTGGCCCAGGCCGCTGACCGGCCCGCCTCGGAGCGGCGCATGCGCTCCGCGGAGACCGTGGATTTCCAGGACGCGGGGCGGAACCAGGCCGACACCGGCATCTACGCCCAGTTGGGCGGCGGCCTGGAGGGCTACACGGGCCAGCTCGCCCCGGAGGTCACTCCCGGCTTCTCCTACGGCGCCGCCCTGGGCTACCGGCCGCATGCGTTCTTCGCCGTCGAGCTGGGCTACAGCGGCGGCATCAGCGACATCGACAGCCGCCTGGGGCTGCTCGATGACGGCGAGGGCGGGCCGGACCTCGTGCGCAACGCCGGCCAGGCCGTCGTGGTGGGCAACTTCACCGACACCCGGCTCCAGCCCTACGTCCTGACGGGCATCGGCCTGGACCGGTACAACGTCCGCAATGACGCCCGGGGCGCGGTGCGCGGCTTCTCGGATGACACCAGCGGCTACGTCCCGGCCGGCGCGGGCCTGCGCTACCAGGTGGGCAAGCTCATCACCGCGGATGCCCGGGTGAACTACAACTTCCTGTTCGACCAGGACTTCGCCCCCGGCGGCCGCGCCCCCGGCGCGCTGGATGGCCGCTACTCGGCGGTGCTGTCGCTGGGTGGGACGTACTGA
- a CDS encoding DUF2267 domain-containing protein, which yields MSIQKQERTPSWTGQGVGTDRKSFLDAISSQIPDYEADKAAEAVFCALTERLSGSWVAHLREQLAPDVRELLRGCHRHQGEAPAKLDRDDFYLMVANHLNAEPENVRLVLHGVFAALHAQLTEAEAKKLEQQLPAWLQGTWSAARLHVDRPY from the coding sequence ATGTCGATACAGAAGCAGGAGCGCACGCCCTCGTGGACAGGGCAGGGCGTGGGGACGGACCGCAAATCGTTTCTGGACGCAATATCCTCCCAGATTCCGGATTACGAGGCGGACAAGGCCGCCGAGGCGGTGTTCTGTGCGCTGACGGAGCGGCTGTCGGGGTCGTGGGTGGCGCACCTTCGCGAGCAGCTCGCGCCGGACGTGCGCGAATTGCTACGTGGCTGTCACCGTCACCAGGGCGAGGCCCCCGCGAAGCTGGACCGTGACGATTTCTACCTGATGGTGGCCAACCACCTGAACGCCGAACCGGAGAACGTGCGGCTGGTGCTGCACGGCGTGTTCGCCGCGCTCCACGCGCAGCTCACCGAGGCGGAGGCGAAGAAGCTGGAGCAGCAGCTCCCCGCCTGGCTCCAGGGGACGTGGTCCGCCGCGCGGCTCCACGTCGACCGGCCCTACTGA
- a CDS encoding cytochrome-c peroxidase, with protein sequence MISYRLRAVTLALALGGSGMACESEEPFPNLDELDQLRSLHSLGRQPPKDATNRMDGVARAEALGDLLFHDSGLSRCGTVSCANCHGGEGLTVPTAKAEGCDGHLSERNPPTLLNVAYNRWFMWDGRADRLWSQAILPMLNPVEMNADAQVVRARLTAVETYTAEYQALFGTAPADETDPALLANVGKLLAAYQRTLVRIDAPFDADVRRFITAAEAGQAEADPAYLGLKTFLRKGQCIVCHKGPALTDDLFHNIGVGDSGPGAGGQWSVLEPLLDWEFNAASRYSDAPTGTIAARLQTLRTQADRVTLEGAFRTPSLRNVALTAPYMHTGAQATLEDVVDFYNEGGDAAGSFVGTKTVTMVPLDLTNEEKRALVTLLQSMTGAAPP encoded by the coding sequence ATGATTTCGTACCGCTTGCGCGCCGTGACGCTCGCCCTGGCCCTGGGCGGGTCGGGCATGGCGTGTGAATCCGAAGAGCCCTTCCCCAACCTCGACGAGTTGGACCAGCTCCGCAGCCTGCACAGCCTGGGGCGGCAGCCCCCGAAGGACGCCACCAACCGGATGGACGGGGTCGCGCGCGCCGAGGCGCTGGGCGACCTGCTCTTCCACGACAGCGGCCTGTCGCGCTGCGGGACGGTGTCCTGCGCGAACTGCCACGGCGGCGAGGGCCTGACGGTGCCCACCGCCAAGGCGGAGGGCTGTGACGGGCACCTGTCCGAGCGCAACCCGCCCACGCTGCTGAACGTGGCCTACAACCGCTGGTTCATGTGGGACGGACGGGCGGACCGGCTCTGGAGCCAGGCCATCCTGCCCATGCTCAACCCGGTGGAGATGAACGCGGACGCCCAGGTGGTGCGGGCGCGCCTCACCGCGGTGGAGACGTACACCGCCGAGTACCAGGCCCTCTTCGGCACGGCGCCCGCGGACGAGACGGACCCGGCGCTGCTGGCCAACGTGGGCAAGCTGCTGGCGGCCTACCAGCGGACGCTGGTGCGCATCGACGCGCCCTTCGACGCGGACGTGCGGCGCTTCATCACGGCGGCGGAGGCCGGCCAGGCGGAGGCGGACCCGGCGTACCTAGGCCTGAAGACGTTCCTGCGCAAGGGCCAGTGCATCGTCTGCCACAAGGGGCCGGCGCTCACCGACGACCTGTTCCACAACATCGGCGTGGGGGACAGCGGCCCGGGCGCGGGCGGCCAGTGGAGCGTGCTGGAGCCGCTGCTGGACTGGGAGTTCAACGCCGCCAGCCGCTACAGCGACGCGCCCACCGGCACCATCGCGGCGCGGCTCCAGACGCTGCGCACCCAGGCGGACCGGGTGACGCTGGAGGGCGCGTTCCGCACGCCGTCGCTGCGCAACGTGGCGCTGACGGCGCCGTACATGCACACCGGCGCGCAGGCCACCCTGGAAGACGTCGTCGACTTCTACAACGAGGGCGGCGACGCGGCCGGCAGCTTCGTGGGCACGAAGACGGTCACCATGGTGCCGCTGGACCTGACGAACGAGGAGAAGCGCGCGCTGGTGACGCTGCTCCAGTCGATGACGGGGGCCGCGCCCCCCTGA
- a CDS encoding M24 family metallopeptidase, producing the protein MRTRTLLLAPLLLSTSCATVAPSSQAPAAAPAEAKSPAPERPFGTLREQAKRRQAWLAERVEKALPQLMRQYGVDMWVIPMREYNEDPVFKALVSPTSFAARRRTIYVFFDRGPEQGVERLALGGGSQGGLYTPRRAQRQVDGGGVSREAELWGPEQWQVLKQVVEERQPTRIALNVSRTFAFADGLSHGEYEGMAEALGPDWVKRFTSVDGLAVDLLAWRGADEARFYEEQTKLAWNIIETAFSNQVITPGVTTTRDVEWWMRQRLADLGLETWFQPSVDLQRQGVTEKELGDDPVIQRGDVLHCDYGVTALGLNTDTQHMGYVLREGETDVPEGLKAALKTSNRLQDIVFEELRPGRTGNDILRASLERMRAEGIDGTVYSHPIGLHGHGAGPMVGLWDRQEGVPGNGDHKVIANQWYSIELQATSAVPEWNGQRVRSAQEEDITIDAEGRVHWAWKRQTDFHLVR; encoded by the coding sequence ATGCGCACCCGGACCCTGTTGCTTGCCCCGCTGCTGCTCTCCACCTCCTGCGCCACCGTTGCTCCATCTTCGCAGGCACCGGCCGCCGCCCCGGCCGAGGCGAAGTCCCCGGCCCCCGAGCGTCCCTTCGGCACCCTGCGTGAGCAGGCGAAGCGCCGGCAGGCGTGGCTGGCCGAGCGCGTGGAGAAGGCCCTGCCCCAACTCATGCGCCAGTACGGCGTGGACATGTGGGTCATCCCCATGCGCGAGTACAACGAGGACCCCGTCTTCAAGGCGCTCGTCTCGCCCACGTCGTTCGCCGCGCGCCGCCGGACCATCTACGTCTTCTTCGACCGGGGCCCGGAGCAGGGCGTGGAGCGGCTCGCGCTGGGCGGTGGTTCGCAGGGAGGCCTGTACACGCCGCGCCGCGCGCAGCGGCAGGTGGACGGCGGTGGTGTGAGCCGCGAGGCCGAGCTGTGGGGCCCCGAGCAGTGGCAGGTGCTCAAGCAGGTGGTGGAGGAGCGCCAGCCCACGCGCATCGCCCTCAACGTGTCGCGCACCTTCGCCTTCGCGGACGGCCTCAGCCATGGCGAATACGAAGGCATGGCGGAGGCGCTCGGGCCGGACTGGGTGAAGCGCTTCACCTCGGTGGACGGGCTGGCGGTGGACTTGCTCGCCTGGCGCGGCGCGGACGAGGCCCGCTTCTACGAGGAGCAGACGAAGCTGGCATGGAACATCATCGAGACGGCCTTCTCCAACCAGGTCATCACCCCGGGCGTCACCACCACCCGTGACGTGGAGTGGTGGATGCGGCAGCGCCTGGCGGACCTGGGCCTGGAGACGTGGTTCCAGCCTTCGGTGGACCTCCAGCGTCAGGGTGTCACGGAGAAGGAGCTGGGGGACGACCCCGTCATCCAGCGCGGCGACGTGCTGCACTGCGACTACGGCGTCACCGCGCTGGGCCTCAACACGGACACCCAGCACATGGGCTACGTGCTGCGCGAGGGCGAGACGGACGTCCCCGAAGGACTGAAGGCCGCGCTGAAGACGTCCAACCGGCTGCAGGACATCGTCTTCGAGGAGCTGCGCCCCGGCCGCACGGGCAACGACATCCTCCGCGCCTCCCTCGAGCGCATGCGCGCCGAGGGCATCGACGGCACCGTGTATTCGCACCCCATTGGCCTGCACGGCCACGGCGCCGGCCCCATGGTGGGCCTGTGGGACCGGCAGGAGGGCGTGCCCGGCAATGGTGACCACAAGGTGATTGCGAACCAGTGGTACTCCATCGAGCTCCAGGCCACGTCCGCGGTGCCGGAGTGGAACGGCCAGCGGGTGCGCTCGGCGCAGGAGGAGGACATCACCATCGATGCCGAGGGCCGCGTGCACTGGGCCTGGAAGCGTCAGACGGACTTCCACCTGGTGCGTTGA